The Tursiops truncatus isolate mTurTru1 chromosome 6, mTurTru1.mat.Y, whole genome shotgun sequence genome includes a window with the following:
- the LOC101334509 gene encoding LOW QUALITY PROTEIN: protein SPATA31F1-like (The sequence of the model RefSeq protein was modified relative to this genomic sequence to represent the inferred CDS: inserted 1 base in 1 codon; substituted 2 bases at 2 genomic stop codons): MLSLTSVLWDLGYPLYTYGSIFIIILIIWQVKKSYHGLTLEPKRSCCLRHRKVRQRARDAASRARRLSQEEAEKPWELLSVMKSRGWLPREGSVQQLLCADSCCQTCDAMALEIQQVVVGENTLISPTSRRLSQGCSYLEILSTSKVSSEQRLEHRSPHSKDLSLPSATFTVSEKSLTQSSAQSTGAASIHDYWAEHLKLRQGFQVPEVPRGPETMFSSRFEETKVSVNLQEMMQSNPNLVYGNQGQQPLNSQVSLRTLNREVTALTHAMALHMVTVLPAHLLFLSTEVRRLLEVHVKGLMHFQRWGLPRRVEESLRQLIPDPPLFYHPVRNQPVSFIQNDTSQFSTEKFGTVSYQNWGSRMAGQPSQAFWVSKWSIMDPEQRHYYQQIPDNMALALPYPALKELSGLYLMPGQQANDSVGHVQPKYSQPFCGLPSLHSESRVDTFLGSQGLSMNGSMSKPPLKHPFLFKEFSFLPLMPKTPLQSAPPSSPSSPNWIAPTEHQQAQINIPFLTLDECEALKWHLLQRQLQLQWGLPDVFQRNQRTQSPVQYKPCDKAQSSETVTTSWPGQPISVLTRELLLFPEHARRLLEFHLQXQLIHHRWGLPQKIQQSIHLLLSPADEQTLSWSSTALDNVNVPHPTALEGTGVGNPFPAVKDPVSVPMPHLFDQAKAILQSYIDSKCGQIHQGKVPVCVCGSWECRIPGVLELAPFTCTPESKPLELQAANDPDKQQKITPWMPTALEQQQQTSPGANTEHPKLPQALSEGATETLETALRHKDLAFLSGMPALYYVVLSAAMAPAITSQAMKTEMVPXPVEFPGEPLTQVTLPEEQGLSPGPGFQDANETCADIAGEFQAEVQMEGIIKMVPLESQSEPVKPYSLGEPTLAKLNFHLRKKILEIQLGIPLKARESWEQTVAMPENIWTQESLGSLNNHGKTLLQELPIPPDMPRALDPEWLHLKQQLATELKAVHQKQKQPRSRAVPHDSVHWASKISQPSGDMTETQVLCVQLEASVNNPSLEEPQSPDKSKDSVQDPTLAEKREKPGKPKMAGDHGEGDAGFAVSSTREKSHSAEAQRPEGMLLNRTPCSPWQQRHRYHLGAPCQHSPQHHPQLKFPEIPPGVPGGKDSEKNDLQDSQAKLNVILKPASVPENVQPVVPQASXGQPFLGQLIPGKPLQGQTLQGQVLQGQMMPGYTHKRPSLPESGLRNKMKSFLHCINPKTKGKGHEESMSSPCEKVANTRKENVAKSLAPAKSPKGRTKTEETRGDPKAQFLPTEKQVGLAFLDGPHSPDSKLRHRSHSHQLHSASVLGIPRRCPRHCPRVACAIQPGDPPSLSPLTSDGNIGLLKKTQCIRKTL; encoded by the exons ATGCTGAGCCTGACTTCTGTTCTGTGGGATTTGGGGTATCCCTTATATACCTATGGCTCCATCTTCATTATTATCCTAATTATCTGGCAGGTGAAAAAGAGTTACCATGGATTAACACTGGAACCTAAAAGGAGCTGCTGCCTG CGTCACCGGAAAGTCAGACAAAGGGCTAGAGATGCAGCATCAAGAG CTAGGAGACTTTCCCAGGAAGAAGCTGAAAAGCCATGGGAGCTGCTCTCTGTCATGAAAAG CCGGGGCTGGCTTCCTCGGGAGGGGAGTGTGCAGCAGCTCCTGTGTGCAGATTCCTGCTGCCAAACCTGCGATGCCATGGCTCTGGAGATTCAGCAGGTGGTGGTGGGTGAGAACACCCTGATCTCCCCCACTTCAAGGAGGCTGTCACAGGGCTGCTCTTACCTAGAGATTTTGTCCACGTCTAAAGTGTCTTCTGAGCAGAGACTGGAGCATCGTTCCCCACACTCCAAAGACCTTTCACTTCCATCTGCAACCTTCACAGTGTCAGAGAAATCCTTAACCCAGTCATCGGCCCAGTCAACAGGTGCAGCTAGCATCCATGATTACTGGGCTGAACACCTCAAGCTAAGGCAGGGATTTCAAGTACCAGAGGTGCCCAGGGGCCCAGAgactatgttttcttcaaggtttgaggaaactaaggtttcAGTGAACCTGCAGGAGATGATGCAGAGCAACCCCAACCTTGTCTATGGGAACCAAGGCCAGCAGCCCTTGAATTCTCAGGTCTCTCTGCGAACCCTGAACCGAGAAGTCACAGCCCTGACACATGCTATGGCCTTACATATGGTCActgtcctccctgcccacctgtTATTCCTCAGTACTGAAGTCCGGAGGCTTCTTGAGGTACATGTAAAAGGACTGATGCACTTCCAGAGGTGGGGGCTCCCCAGACGTGTGGAAGAGTCCCTGAGGCAGCTTATACCAGATCCGCCATTATTTTACCACCCTGTACGTAACCAACCAGTCTCTTTCATCCAGAATGATACTTCTCAGTTCTCTACTGAGAAATTTGGGACCGTTTCATACCAGAACTGGGGTTCACGTATGGCCGGCCAGCCCAGCCAGGCCTTCTGGGTTTCTAAGTGGTCCATTATGGACCCAGAACAAAGACACTACTACCAGCAAATCCCAGACAATATGGCTCTAGCCTTGCCCTATCCAGCCCTTAAAGAATTAAGTGGCCTTTATCTAATGCCTGGGCAACAGGCTAACGACTCAGTGGGCCATGTGCAGCCGAAATATAGCCAGCCATTCTGTGGCCTCCCTTCTCTGCACAGTGAGTCCCGGGTTGACACTTTCTTGGGTTCTCAAGGCCTCTCCATGAACGGGAGCATGTCCAAGCCCCCCTTGAAGCATCCTTTTCTCTTCAAGgagttctccttcctccctctgatgCCTAAAACTCCACTCCAGTCAGCTCCACCCTCTTCTCCATCTTCCCCAAATTGGATTGCTCCAACTGAGCACCAACAAGCTCAGATCAATATCCCGTTTCTGACCCTGGATGAATGTGAAGCCTTGAAGTGGCACCTGCTGCAGAGGCAGCTCCAGCTTCAGTGGGGCTTGCCAGATGTTTTCCAGAGAAATCAGCGCACCCAGAGCCCCGTGCAGTATAAGCCCTGTGACAAAGCCCAGTCTTCTGAGACTGTGACAACTTCCTGGCCAGGGCAGCCCATCTCAGTCCTCACAAGGGAACTACTCTTGTTCCCAGAGCATGCCAGGAGGCTGCTGGAATTCCACCTCCAGTGACAGTTGATTCACCATCGCTGGGGCCTGCCCCAGAAGATCCAGCAGTCCATCCATTTGCTTCTGTCCCCTGCTGACGAGCAGACTCTCTCCTGGAGCAGCACAGCCCTAGACAATGTGAACGTCCCCCATCCTACAGCTCTAGAGGGCACTGGCGTTGGCAACCCATTCCCAGCCGTCAAGGACCCAGTGTCAGTCCCTATGCCGCACTTGTTTGACCAGGCCAAGGCAATATTGCAGAGCTACATCGACTCCAAATGTGGGCAGATTCACCAGGGCAAGGTTCCTGTCTGCGTATGTGGCTCCTGGGAGTGTAGAATTCCTGGGGTCCTGGAATTGGCTCCCTTTACCTGCACCCCAGAAAGCAAGCCCCTAGAACTACAGGCAGCAAATGATCCagacaaacaacagaaaattacacCCTGGATGCCAACGGCCCTTGAGCAGCAGCAGCAAACCTCACCAGGTGCTAACACTGAACACCCTAAGCTGCCCCAAGCCCTGTCCGAGGGAGCCACTGAGACACTGGAGACAGCTTTACGGCACAAGGATCTGGCCTTCTTGTCAGGGATGCCTGCTCTTTATTATGTGGTTCTCTCCGCGGCCATGGCCCCAGCAATAACTTCCCAAGCTATGAAAACAGAGATGGTGC GGCCTGTCGAATTTCCAGGAGAACCTCTGACTCAGGTGACCTTACCTGAAGAGCAGGGTCTAAGTCCTGGGCCAGGCTTTCAAGATGCCAACGAGACTTGTGCAGACATTGCAGGTGAATTCCAGGCTGAAGTGCAGATGGAAGGAATAATCAAGATGGTGCCTCTAGAAAGCCAGTCAGAGCCTGTGAAGCCATACTCACTCGGGGAACCCACCTTGGCCAAACTAAATTTCCATCTGAGAAAGAAGATCCTAGAGATACAACTGGGAATTCCCCTAAAGGCAAGGGAGTCCTGGGAACAAACTGTAGCAATGCCAGAGAACATATGGACACAGGAGTCTCTTGGGAGTCTAAACAACCACGGAAAAACACTGCTCCAGGAACTCCCCATCCCACCAGATATGCCACGTGCCCTGGATCCAGAATGGCTCCACCTCAAACAACAACTGGCCACTGAGTTAAAGGCAGTGcatcagaaacagaaacaacccaGGTCCAGGGCAGTACCCCATGATTCTGTCCACTGGGCCTCCAAGATCTCACAACCCAGTGGGGACATGACAGAGACCCAGGTGCTTTGTGTTCAGCTGGAGGCCAGTGTGAACAACCCCAGCCTAGAGGAGCCCCAAAGCCCTGACAAGAGCAAGGACTCAGTCCAAGACCCCACACtggcagaaaagagagagaagccaggCAAACCCAAAATGGCAGGGGACCACGGAGAAGGGGATGCCGGGTTTGCAGTCTCTTCCACAAGAGAAAAAAGCCACTCTGCTGAAGCCCAGAGGCCAGAAGGGATGCTTCTGAACAGGAcaccctgcagcccctggcaacagAGACATCGCTATCACCTTGGTGCTCCCTGTCAGCACAGTCCCCAGCATCACCCTCAGCTTAAATTCCCAGAGATACCTCCTGGAGTCCCTGGGGGGAAAGACTCTGAGAAGAATGACCTGCAAGACAGTCAAGCCAAGCTCAATGTCATCCTCAAACCAGCAAGCGTTCCTGAGAATGTCCAGCCTGTGGTGCCCCAGGCATCATAGGGCCAGCCTTTCCTGGGCCAACTCATTCCAGGTAAGCCATTGCAGGGCCAAACTTTACAAGGTCAGGTTTTGCAGGGGCAGATGATGCCAGGCTATACTCACAAGAGGCCCAGCCTTCCAGAATCTGGCTTGAGAAATAAGATGAAATCTTTTCTACACTGTATTAACCCCAAAACCAAAGGCAAAGGGCATGAGGAATCCATGTCCTCCCCATGTGAGAAAGTGGctaacacaagaaaagaaaatgtagcaaAGAGCCTGGCTCCAGCCAAAAGTCCCAAGGGGCGAACTAAGACAGAGGAGACAAGAGGGGACCCAAAGGCCCAATTTCTGCCTACTGAGAAGCAGGTGGGCCTGGCCTTCTTGGATGGTCCCCATTCCCCAGACAGTAAGCTCCGGCACCGCTCCCACTCCCATCAACTCCACTCTGCCTCAGTCCTGGGCATCCCCCGCCGCTGCCCTCGGCACTGTCCACGAGTGGCTTGTGCCATCCAACCAGGGGACCCGCCCTCACTCTCACCTCTCACCTCAGATGGAAACATTGGTCTGCTCAAGAAGACCCAGTGCATTCGAAAGACTCTGTAG